One genomic window of Halorhabdus sp. CBA1104 includes the following:
- a CDS encoding universal stress protein produces MSTVLAPVRYPLSDHSRATLSRAIEVAHEEDADLAVLHVNLHQTNGHIARPELKSAVEETFGKLPKTRYVVRSGLLVEETILEEVAAMDADVVVIGRKQVSRWREMVRRLADDPDIATYLDGELDCRVVTASVD; encoded by the coding sequence ATGTCGACCGTCCTGGCTCCTGTTCGCTATCCTCTCTCCGATCACTCCCGGGCGACACTTTCACGGGCAATCGAAGTCGCCCACGAGGAAGATGCTGACCTGGCCGTATTACACGTCAACCTCCACCAGACCAACGGTCACATAGCGCGACCGGAACTCAAGTCTGCGGTGGAAGAGACCTTCGGGAAGCTGCCAAAGACGCGGTACGTCGTCCGGTCGGGCTTGCTCGTCGAGGAGACGATCCTCGAAGAAGTGGCGGCTATGGATGCTGACGTCGTCGTTATCGGTCGGAAACAAGTCAGCCGCTGGCGGGAGATGGTTCGCCGACTCGCCGACGATCCGGATATCGCCACCTATCTCGACGGGGAACTAGATTGTCGTGTCGTCACGGCCTCGGTCGATTAG
- a CDS encoding DUF2150 family protein — translation MSAPPGEYYTEERWKNWIERIEAESIDPEEEDSARLLLNLQDDAAIAVAKIVTDYEDGELDTETALEEIGSVRDIVLKEVEMDDEEKLMVVDGVQTSLVCVFYAAEEYVAGDVAEASIDDLIEAAGDAEASEDMDAALGYCVQAGTRIFADEDELSMDVVDELEFGLVAEWVNGLDSLQTALSDPEVVEEDED, via the coding sequence ATGAGCGCACCACCGGGAGAATACTACACAGAGGAACGCTGGAAAAACTGGATCGAACGAATCGAAGCCGAAAGTATCGATCCCGAAGAAGAAGATTCGGCCCGTCTGTTGTTGAACCTCCAGGACGATGCCGCGATCGCCGTCGCCAAGATCGTCACCGATTACGAGGACGGCGAACTCGACACCGAGACGGCCCTGGAAGAAATCGGGTCCGTCCGCGACATCGTGCTCAAAGAAGTCGAGATGGACGACGAGGAGAAACTGATGGTCGTCGACGGCGTCCAGACGTCGCTGGTCTGTGTCTTCTATGCAGCCGAGGAGTATGTCGCCGGTGATGTCGCCGAAGCATCGATCGACGATCTCATCGAGGCAGCGGGCGACGCCGAAGCGAGCGAAGATATGGACGCCGCGCTCGGCTACTGTGTCCAGGCCGGGACGCGAATCTTCGCTGACGAAGACGAATTGTCGATGGATGTCGTCGACGAACTCGAATTCGGACTCGTCGCCGAGTGGGTCAACGGCCTCGACAGCCTCCAGACGGCACTGAGCGATCCGGAAGTCGTCGAAGAAGACGAAGACTGA